The Primulina eburnea isolate SZY01 chromosome 13, ASM2296580v1, whole genome shotgun sequence genome includes a region encoding these proteins:
- the LOC140809335 gene encoding uncharacterized protein, translating into MPPRRQVGRPRGGARRCHEYGEDRRREEDLPPPPPPDMNAQMLAGMTQFFAQFAGNNAVVAAAARPAGSEAVYERFMKMRPKEFSGTSDPMVAEGWIKSLEVIFDFMELGDADRVRCATYLFTGDARLWWEGASVALTLATLSWTRFTEVFYSKYFTEEVRTRLTTEFMSLRQGDMSVTEFIRKFERGCHFVPLIANDARAKLMHFLVGLRPILRRDVRVSDPATYEIAVSKALAAEQDQRDIERDRQGKRPIQVPHRPPPHQHQQQHKRPFHGPPRNREPHHQQQQQQRGRPAPRTQEYPVCPRCSRRHPGACMAGSGKCFKCGSPDPMLPHCPQRNLPTQGRVFALHAAETNPETMLLTGIDEARAEDGDQ; encoded by the coding sequence atgccccctagacgccagGTTGGGCGCCCGAGAGGTGGCGCGAGGCGCTGTCATGAGTACGGTGAGGATCGTAGGCGGGAGGAAGACTTACCTCCACCCCCTCCGCCtgatatgaatgcccagatgctagctgggatgacgcagttcttcgcacagtttgcggggaacaatgccgtTGTCGCTGCCGCAGCCAGGCCGGCAGGATCCGAGGCTGTTTATGAgcgattcatgaagatgcgccCAAAGGAATTCTCCGGGACATCTGACCCCATggttgccgagggatggatcaagtccctcgaggttatctttgaTTTCATGGAGCTGGGAGACGCCGACCGAGTTCGATGTGCGACCTATTTATTTactggagacgcccgcttatggtgggaaggagcttcgGTGGCCTTGACTTTGGCTACACTTTCTTGGACCCGAtttacggaggttttctactccaagtattttaCCGAGGAGGTTCGCACCAGACTGACCACAGAGTTCATGAGTCTGAGGCAGGGGGATATGTCAgttacggagtttatccgtaagttcgagaggggctgtcactttgtgcccctgatcgcgaatgatgccaGAGCGAAGTTGATGCACTTTCTGGTGggactacggccgatcttgcgccgagACGTTAGGGTATCTGACCCTGCCACTTATGAGATCGCAGTCTCCAAAGCCTTAGCCGCTGAGCAGGATCAGCGGGACATCGAGAGagaccgccagggcaagcgcccaatcCAGGTAccccaccgccctcctcctcatcagcatcagcagcagcatAAGAGGCCATTCCATGGACCGCCTAGGAACAGAGAGCCCCAccaccagcagcagcagcagcagcggggacgcccagccccgaggactcagGAGTACCCAGTCTGTCCGAGGTGCTCtcgccgccatcctggagcatgcatggctggctcaggaaagtgttttaagtgtggcagtccagacccCATGTTGCCACATTGCCCTCAGAGGAATTTGCCTACTCAGGGCCGAGTTTTCGCTCTACATGCCGCGGAAACCAACCCTGAGACCATGTTATTAACAG